The Solanum dulcamara chromosome 2, daSolDulc1.2, whole genome shotgun sequence region taatttgattctagTACTTGGTGCCCATAAGTATTTTTCCTCTAATAGTGCTACACGATAGCACTTATATTCATATATGTATCCCAAAGACAAAGTTACAAAATTGTATGTATACAAGTTCGCCTAGACTAACTGGTAATTTACTCAGATCAGGACATGATGCGAATAAGTTTTAGAAAATCAAATTGTTATTTTCTTAGATTTGGTGGTGATCTTGTTAGAAACTTTAACTCATTACACGATTAATCATTGTAGGAAGACGCTGGCACGAAGGACAGAGTATGTAGGAGCTCGACCTGGAGAAGAGGTTCCACCTGAAGATGGATACAGTTGGAGAAAATATGGACAGAAACATATATTAGGTGCAAAATATCCCAGGTGAGTACTATTCTAAGTTCCTCGGCCAACAGCAACTAAAAACCTGAGTATCTTGGATGATACTACACTATGTGGGTTAACTTCAGATATGGTCATTGAATTCCAGGGTTAACTGCTAGcgattattttcttttggaaCTGCAGAGAATATTATCGATGTGTTCGTTGTCGTTCATCTAATTGTGAGGCTACTAAGATGGTCCAGAGAAGTAAGACAGAGCCATTAGCTTTTGAAGTTACATATGGAGGAAGTCACAGTTGTGGTcaagaaaacaaaaatcaaaatgaACAACTACTTACTGTGCAAACACAAGCTGGAAGAGCAGCAGGAGAACTACCTGAATGCCACATTCCTGAGATGGCTTCAACCCCAAATAATTCATATAACAATTCCTCAACAGGAATTGTGTTCTCAAACTCCAATTCGTTATTCAACATCACCAATTCCGACTTCATCCCCACACCGACTTCTTCACCTCATCCATTCCCAGACACGGAAATTCCACTTGATGTCAATAGTTTCTTTGATCTCTTGGTTGATCATGATGTGCCTGAAAATGCTAGAAACACCTATAAAAGTAGCGCGGATCACATTCCTCGCAATGCAGACTGGAATATGTCACGTGATAATCTCACTACCTTATTTGATCATGTGCCTGAAAACGGTAAGTGCATCTATAAAGGTGTCCGCCGGAGTCCTTTGGGTAAATGGGCAGCTGAAATTCGCGATCCAAATCATGGGGCTCGCATCTGGCTCGGCACCTATGAGAATTCTCGCGATGCTGCTCTGGCTTACGATGCTGAGGCCTATAAGCGCTATGGGAAAAATGCTGAACTCAATTTTCCTCATCATTACAACAAATAGGCTGAAAATTCCAGACCAATGAATGTTaacaattgattttttaatgaataaatgtatcaaaaattttaaaatcaaactgtGTAATATTTAGCAGTAATGAGTTCATATTTAATTTAGAGATAAGAAATAAGTACCTCTGAGCTATACCCGAAATTCATTTAACTAGGCCTATTATTTctgaactcatttttttttttgatattttcgtATACCTTTTGTGCTGATGTGGCACTTTCAACCCAGGTAAGTTGGCTACATTCTCATTTTTGtgatattttcttttactttttgtgCTGACCTGATACCTTCAATCAGGTAAGTTGACTGTATTTTATAACACGCGTCGCCACCTGTGTagtttttttaaagttttattatcaataattatatatactaaCAATTATAAATAACCAATTAAAAAAGGAATGTGTCCAATATTGATCAAACTTTTctcattgtttttcttttcatttgccTTCAAGAGATTGTACACAGTCTCTATGCCACATGAATTTAggatatatttattcattttgaaATAGTTTAAGAGATAATAGAGCCTAGTTAAATTTAGATGTGTTGTTGGGATTTCAGATATAAGTCGAAGGTGCCTTCTCCCCTTAATCTAATATGAAGTGAAcagataaaacaaaaaaaataagagaaagagaagagaaaattcACCTTAAAATGAAATCACTTTTATCCTTCGATCTCTGATAATGACAACAATAACAATGAAACACAGAGAATGGAGAGCACAATCAacagtttttctttttaatttctttgtgAAGACTTTACACTTTTGACAGGGTTATACAGAGCATTTagaatttattattaattttaaattaaataattatttttaagtttaaagattttaatgaaaacaaaaattCAAAGGCAAATCGGTTGAAAATCTAATTGGCTACTaaacttctattttttttttccttagatTTTTACGGTCCCtaccaaaatttaagaaaaggtcgtagtttattctttttctctttccaaAGCTGTTTAACACTAACCATTACCAAACCCAATTTATTATGATTTGGGGTGTTCATGGGTCAGTTTGAATTGATTAttgatcaaaattaaaattaaattaatttaattgattttaaaattattaaaatatacatCCATGGTTTGATTGTTATTGGTTTCGATTCGGTTtgatttggttcggttattaatcacacacaaaaataaaagaaactattcattcaaaagagaaaaaaataaaataattcattcaaaaaaataaattgtcttGGTGCCATTTtggatcttataattcttataccagaattttaattatttgtacATTCCTGATTATATTGTTAGCTAATCCAATGTactaaacaacataaacttaCTGAATAATGCATAAGTTAATGATATGGTTGTACAAATAAAAGACGTATTATaccttactattttaaattagtatgttgtattttttgcataaaaaatattcataaaaaataatatattatgtatatataattataaaaaaatatgtatattatttgtcggttcggttcggttatttctttgaatttttttgaacaaaatcaaaccaaaccatatATTATCGGtttgtaaaaatataaaatcaaaccaaataaaaaatcagATTAGTTTGATTTTATGGTTTGGATTGATTTTTACCCataccatgaacacccctaactATTATGCAATGCTAATAAAATCATAAGcagcaacaataataatagatCCCAGGTAAGTTCACAAGTAGGGTTTGGATAGTAAATCTTAAGCAATTTAAACAAAATGATGCAAAAGTCTCTTTTGGATTTAACTTATTTTATGtgcttttaaattaaaatagtttTCAAGCACTtttgaaatatttaaataaataaataaataaatacttataAACACttaattttaagctaaaatgataaataaatcaaaactCTATGTCAAAGACAACAACCAATCGAAACATGCTCTTTAACCATTTAGGtcaacttttatcttttgaaaggTTTCATTTCACTATTAAACAAGTCTTTGTCATGTAGGGGAAAGGAATCAGTCTCAAATGCACAAAGGACTTGATAGTCAACTAATGCAACATGCATTGACTCTACCAATTACTACATTTGTTAAGTATAGGAAGAATAGTAAAACAAGTCTTCACACTAATTTATATACAAATAATAAATTACTAAATTTTCTCATCAATCTCGAATTCATAATCAAATCTGTTTTTTGTTGGCTATAGCTTTGCTCGACCGTAGTCAATCAGCTTTGTGACTTTCCATATAGCTATGGAAAAAATGGGAGAAAACAATTGTTGGGAGAGAGAAATAGTGATAACTGAGCTAACGAAGGGGAAAGAATTTATGTTGCAACTGCAAAAGCACCTTTGATCCCATGAAACAAGATGTGTGCCAGTATTTGGCTGCGGAAGTACTTTCTTCCTATGATAAGGCTCTGTCCCTCTTGAATGGCACAGCTTTATCATGTATGATGATTAGCAAAGGTAAAGAGATTGTTAATCCAACACCATCTCCTCATCTTCTGGCTGATAATAACACAAACAATTGTGACCGTTCCTCTAAATCCAGGAAGAGGTATTCGATCTTATCCCTCTTTTTTCCCCCTTATATATTCTTAGTCTAACCATCTGGTATTTGAAACTACTCACAACTTGATTAATTGAGATTTGTGTTGGAAAAATGCGAACTAAcgcaaaaatatatatggacaAAATAGTAGGaataaaatgggaaaaaaaTGATACTAAAATTTTTATGTGGAAATTCAAGGGAAAAATCACAGGCCAaaaggagcaactgatatcactgTAGTAAGAATTTTATACCGGATAGTTacgagtacaatactcaaaatgaccacaacatactcaaaaagaaaaacattCTTTTTTGATTTCCCACCTAACTAAAATATCACTCgcattctattttttttcacaaactattttcttatagtctatgaTATATCTCATTTTgctttctaatattttttctctttacGTTAGTGTGTTCTTACAAATGAGCAAGAGTGTGCTATCTATTGGAAATTTTTGTCCCTGTGATGTCATCGGTgacatcataaaaaaaaattcaaactttaatAGGTTTATTGACGAGATTTGGTTTGACAAAAAATGGTGATATTTTGGTTGTTGAGATTTGTCAACTACCAAATCCACATTTTTAACTATCTAATTTTAAACCTTGcaacaaagtaaaaaatatttgttacaTGAGATGGACCACTACAATTTGTACCATATATAGACCCACTATAGAGAGTTTTAGTGCTCCCCGCAAAAAGAGAACTTCATTTCCAGTAGTTTAACCTAAGACCTCTTATTAGGACTTTTATCATCCTATCATACCTCTCACTTGTAGCTAGGAGGTAGCAAATGGGCGGATCGAGAATGGATAGAGCAAATATGGAACACAACCCATGGGTTGACCCAAATTTTAAATGGGTAGGTTAATCAAATTTGGATAGAATTTGTCACCACTAGTTATAGCTAATTGGAGTACTAAATTTAGTATAAATGGAAATGATATGTGCTGAAGATTAAGAGGGGAATTAATTCCTTAGTCAACTGCTCGAGCATGAGAGTCGATTATCCTGCAGGTTAGTCATAGGAATAATAAGCAAAAGACAAGtgcagaaaaataaaaaagttagaGATTTTTATTCTGGTTCGGATCACCGATGTGGTGTCTAGTCTAATTCCCTTGGGTTACAAGAGTTTCCTTTAGATCTTGTGGTGGTATGAATTGAGTACAATTGTAAAATTGAGTAACTTTGTCTGATATGCAAATCAGACCTCTTGACTTGACGTCACCTCTACTCGTATAACCTATGCTAGAGatagttctttttcttttttgttacaATTATAAACTTAGACAGAATACAAAGCTTACAAGTTCAAGTGAAGTGCGTAACTATCTAGCTAGATGAGGATGACTTTATATGGCTGAGGTGAGATCGCCATATCTTCTCTAAAGGGAGAACCCAAGGGATTTTCTATCAATCAAAGATTTGTATTATTGCTTGAGTGATGATGCACGTCCATATCAGATATGTTCGTGCAatatcttctttccttctttgATTTGTTCTCTGCCTTGTATAGAGGGCTTCTTGATTCTGGCTATCATCTTGATTGGCATCTCCCGTTGATCTTCAATCAGTGAGTCTTCCTTCCTTTCTAATCTTCAATCAGTGAGTTGTTTGGCTCTTCCTTGGTAGGCGATATTTTCTTTCCATTCTGGTCTTCAATCAGTGGCTTTGTTTAGGTAAGTTATCACTGATTTCCGCACATCTTCTTCCATTTGTAGTTGTCATCTTTCCTTTTTGATTTCCATGAGCTGATTTCCTTTGCGAGCTTTTTTCCTGCAAAAGGTGGATCATTATCAAAATAACTTAGTGCTAACGTGTGCTACATTTAAGCTTTGTATAGAACATTCAAAGAGAGACGAATTAAAAATCTTAGTGGTAGATTGGATGCTTTGCAAAGACTAAGTGATACAATCAATCATTGTAGGAAGATAGTGTCACGGAGGAGAGAGTACGTACATGCT contains the following coding sequences:
- the LOC129880720 gene encoding probable WRKY transcription factor 35, with protein sequence MGENNCWEREVVITELTKGKELMLQLQKHFDPMKQDVCQYLAAEILSSYDKAMSLLNGTALSGMMMNKGKEIINPTPSSSTAKLESPQLLADSSTKSCDRPSNSRKRKTLARRTEYVGARPGEEVPPEDGYSWRKYGQKHILGAKYPREYYRCVRCRSSNCEATKMVQRSKTEPLAFEVTYGGSHSCGQENKNQNEQLLTVQTQAGRAAGELPECHIPEMASTPNNSYNNSSTGIVFSNSNSLFNITNSDFIPTPTSSPHPFPDTEIPLDVNSFFDLLVDHDVPENARNTYKSSADHIPRNADWNMSRDNLTTLFDHVPENGKCIYKGVRRSPLGKWAAEIRDPNHGARIWLGTYENSRDAALAYDAEAYKRYGKNAELNFPHHYNK